A single Phragmites australis chromosome 4, lpPhrAust1.1, whole genome shotgun sequence DNA region contains:
- the LOC133914442 gene encoding uncharacterized protein LOC133914442: MGGGSIRAAAKAAMVGGYRSAAAVRRAILPPQSPHSSAADSRHASTFAVDEWVIPEREVFGPVPTREEASAAALDLRDAFEIVKVESHIADPKTHLSPSDLDDHTKVAQESAFPELVLSENSVHPETPKQEDSYENLLVTSGAPGPVVQAFTLLHESPEVQDVVASLASDKNVWDAVMKNEEVMKFYKTYETKFSDCSSVTTSVTENEVEDGEAASSEFSPSAGESLKDYVEKMKALLSEIVTNLSSMMQDLVATSNEGRCKGKLKTMIMSSSKDFANAPSAFVLLAIASIVVVLLKRA; this comes from the exons ATGGGAGGGGGAAGCATCCGTGCGGCCGCCAAGGCCGCGATGGTCGGCGGCTACCGCTCCGCCGCAGCCGTGCGCCGCGCCATCCTACCGCCCCAGTCTCCCCACTCCTCGGCCGCCGACAGCCGCCACGCGTCCACGTTTGCGGTGGACGAGTGGGTCATCCCGGAGCGCGAGGTGTTCGGGCCCGTGCCCACCCGCGAGGAGGCCTCGGCCGCGGCGCTTGACCTCAGGGACGCCTTCGAGAT CGTTAAGGTTGAATCTCATATTGCTGATCCCAAGACACATCTCTCGCCTAGCGACCTGGATGATCATACAAAGGTTGCTCAGGAAAGTGCATTTCCGGAACTTGTTCTCTCTGAAAACTCTGTTCATCCAGAAACACCTAAGCAGGAAGATAGCTACGAAAATTTGCTCGTTACATCTGGAGCCCCTGGACCTGTTGTTCAAGCATTCACATTGCTACATGAGAGCCCTGAAGTTCAG GATGTTGTTGCCTCACTTGCTTCAGATAAGAATGTCTGGGATGCTGTGATGAAGAACGAAGAGGTTATGAAGTTCTACAAGACATACGAGACAA AGTTCAGCGACTGTTCTAGTGTTACTACAAGCGTTACCGAAAATGAGGTGGAGGATGGTGAGGCAGCCAGTTCCGAGTTCTCTCCAAGCGCTGGAGAATCACTTAAGGATTATGTGGAGAAAATGAAGGCACTGCTGTCCGAGATAGTGACCAATCTTTCAAGCATGATGCAAGATCTGGTCGCAACCTCGAACGAGGGCCGTTGCAAGGGAAAGCTGAAGACCATGATCATGAGCTCCAGCAAGGATTTTGCAAATGCACCATCAGCATTTGTTCTTTTGGCTATTGCATCGATCGTGGTAGTTTTGCTTAAGCGTGCTTAG